The following coding sequences are from one Capsicum annuum cultivar UCD-10X-F1 chromosome 3, UCD10Xv1.1, whole genome shotgun sequence window:
- the LOC107863918 gene encoding riboflavin biosynthesis protein PYRR, chloroplastic, whose translation MAHLLGGLSTPLLCKPKPISASLNHNYTSVSSFDSLYIKRAAELADKSAGFTAPHPNFGCVIVVPNGGGTVVGEGYLYAEGTIPAEVQAVEAAGEQCRGATAYLNMESGDCHCDNSAVSALIKAGISRVVVGIRHPLQHLRGNSIHALRSEGVQVDVLAEDTHNKTIEEALKSCLFVNAPLLYRAACQVPFSVLKYAMTLDGKIAASSGHASWISSKKSRTRVFDMRGRSDAVIVGGNTVRRDNPRLTVRHGGGHLPRRIVLSQTLDLPEEAHIWNVSEVPTIVATQRGARRSFQRLLASKGVEVVEFDILDPRDVMEYLYDRGYLSILWECGGALAASAISSGVIHKVHAFVAPKIIGGKNAPSPVGELGMVEMTQALELIDVCYEQIGPDILVSGFLQPVPDLTPTIPSIQETSAIDPTISPYEASIIFFYKTWDPYGAFSNFSLHPIQMPDENEELVTWSSVEHYYQAQKFVGASDPIAKSCIEEIKCAMSPEEAARIGRRIQRQQPNLVRPDWESIKIDVMYKALKCKFTTYPNLYSLLLSTAGSVLVEGSPHDLFWGGGRDGEGLNYLGRLLMMLRSEFLGDSSTSQSSLLPQTSESK comes from the exons ATGGCGCATTTGCTAGGAGGATTATCTACCCCCCTTCTCTGCAAACCCAAACCCATTTCTGCTTCTTTGAACCACAATTATACATCTGTTTCATCTTTTGATTCTCTATACATTAAACGCGCAGCCGAGCTAGCTGACAAATCTGCCGGATTTACTGCTCCCCATCCTAATTTCGGCTGCGTTATCGTTGTTCCCAATGGTGGAGGTACTGTGGTTGGAGAAGGTTACTTGTACGCCGAAGGGACTATTCCGGCAGAAGTGCAAGCTGTTGAAGCCGCCGGCGAACAGTGTCGAGGTGCCACTGCTTATCTTAATATGGAATCTGGAGACTGTCACTGTGATAACAGTGCCGTTTCCGCCCTAATCAAG GCAGGGATTAGTAGAGTTGTTGTTGGGATACGGCATCCACTGCAACACCTTCGTGGCAATTCCATCCACGCATTGAGAAGTGAAGGTGTTCAAGTTGATGTGCTTGCGGAAGATACACATAATAAGACTATTGAG GAGGCTCTCAAATCCTGCCTTTTTGTCAATGCTCCTTTACTATATAGAGCTGCCTGTCAAGTCCCGTTCTCTGTTCTCAAGTATGCAATGACACTTGATG GGAAAATTGCTGCTAGTAGTGGTCATGCATCATGGATCAGTAGCAAAAAGTCAAGAACTAGAGTTTTTGATATGCGGGGTAGAAGTGATGCTGTTATTGTTGGAGGAAATACTGTGCGCAGAGACA ATCCACGTTTGACGGTTAGACATGGAGGTGGCCATCTGCCTCGGCGTATTGTATTGTCTCAAACTCTCGATCTTCCAGAAGAAGCACATATTTGGAATGTTTCTGAGGTACCCACTATAGTTGCTACACAAAGAGGTGCAAGGAGAAGTTTTCAGAGATTGCTTGCATCCAAAGGCGTTGAAGTGGTggaatttgatattttagatcctagAGATGTCATGGAGTACTTGTATGATCGTGGTTACCTCTCCATTTTGTGGGAGTGTGGAGGGGCACTGGCTGCATCTGCTATTTCTTCTGGGGTCATACACAAG GTACATGCATTTGTCGCTCCCAAAATTATAGGTGGGAAAAATGCACCGTCTCCAGTTGGTGAATTAGGAATGGTAGAGATGACCCAGGCTCTGGAACTAATTGATGTTTGCTATGAGCAG ATTGGACCCGACATACTTGTTAGCGGGTTTCTACAACCAGTTCCTGATCTAACACCCACTATTCCATCAATACAAGAAACATCGGCCATTGACCCTACTATTTCTCCTTATGAGGCAAGCATCATATTCTTTTACAAGACATGGGATCCATATGGTGCCTTCTCAAACTTCTCTCTCCATCCAATTCAAATGCCTGATGAAAATGAAGAACTTGTCACCTGGTCCAGTGTAGAGCATTATTACCAG GCACAAAAGTTTGTCGGGGCATCTGATCCTATAGCCAAAAGTtgtattgaagaaataaaatgtgCAATGAGCCCTGAGGAAGCAGCACGGATTGGAAGGAGAATACAGAGGCAACAACCTAATCTG GTAAGACCGGACTGGGAATCAATCAAGATTGATGTCATGTATAAGGCCTTAAAATGCAAGTTCACGACATACCCCAATTTATACTCTTTATTGCTCTCAACTGCGGGCTCTGTTCTTGTGGAGGGTTCACCACATGATCTGTTCTGGGGAGGAGGTCGAGACGGAGAAGGCCTTAACTATCTTGGACGATTGCTAATGATGTTGAGATCCGAGTTCCTAGGTGACTCTTCAACAAGTCAAAGTTCTTTGCTTCCTCAAACATCAGAAAGTAAATAG